In the genome of Chiloscyllium plagiosum isolate BGI_BamShark_2017 chromosome 22, ASM401019v2, whole genome shotgun sequence, one region contains:
- the slc25a28 gene encoding mitoferrin-2 isoform X2 — MVILFGAAGCVATLFHDAAMNPAEVVKQRMQMYNSPYKRVLDCMRTVWKTEGAGAFYRSYTTQLTMNIPFQAVHFMTYEFLQEKLNPHRQYNPSSHVLSGAMAGAVSAAVTTPLDVCKTLLNTQESLALNSLNISGHLSGMANAFRTVYRLGGIPAYFKGVQARVIYQMPSTAIAWSVYEFFKYFISKHHRERRSTY; from the exons GTTATATTGTTTG gtgcagcaggatgTGTGGCGACTTTGTTTCATGATGCGGCCATGAACCCTGCTGAAG TGGTGAAGCAAAGGATGCAAATGTACAACTCTCCCTACAAACGAGTCTTGGACTGCATGAGGACAGTGTGGAAAACTGAAGGGGCTGGAGCATTCTATCGGAGCTACACCACCCAACTGACTATGAACATCCCCTTCCAAGCTGTTCATTTCATGACTTATGAGTTCCTGCAGGAGAAATTGAACCCGCACAGACAATACAACCCCTCCTCACATGTTCTCTCTGGGGCTATGGCCGGGGCTGTCTCAGCAGCGGTAACAACACCACTGGACGTTTGCAAAACACTACTAAACACGCAGGAATCCCTGGCTCTAAACTCCCTCAACATCAGTGGACATCTTTCTGGCATGGCAAATGCCTTCAGGACGGTTTACCGGCTGGGTGGTATCCCAGCATATTTTAAGGGAGTTCAGGCCAGAGTTATCTATCAGATGCCATCCACAGCTATTGCCTGGTCTGTGTATGAGTTCTTCAAGTACTTCATTAGCAAACACCACCGTGAGAGGAGGTCAACTTACTGA